A section of the Humulus lupulus chromosome 2, drHumLupu1.1, whole genome shotgun sequence genome encodes:
- the LOC133815298 gene encoding uncharacterized protein LOC133815298 codes for MRREFSKSERKVDICSSFMCVNRRKAVCAYAIRKRNFLKYFKKIKEMDPPIAEYLQGIGFDRWNHAYFLGNRYNVISRNYVESFKNKNREERTFPVTTFVESICFSFQTWFADRREKSANEINVLAPLMQKNLKVVREKEKFLDIHVRGHHDFLVVDGNGDGEMNLVTKSRSCGMF; via the exons ATGCGAAGAGAGTTTTCAAAGTCTGAAAGAAAAGTTGATATCTGCTCTAGTTTTATGTGTGTTAATAGGAGAAAGgcagtttgtg CATACGCAATTCGAAAGAGAAATTTTCTCAAGTACTTTAAAAAGATTAAGGAAATGGATCCTCCCATAGCTGAATATCTTCAGGGTATTGGTTTTGATAGGTGGAATCATGCTTACTTTCTTGGAAATCGATACAATGTCATTTCTAGAAATTACGTAGAAagctttaaaaataaaaatagagagGAAAGGACCTTCCCAGTTACTACTTTTGTTGAATCCATTTGCTTCAGTTTTCAGACATGGTTTGCTGATAGACGTGAAAAATCAGCAAATGAAATAAATGTGCTAGCACCCCTGATGCAGAAGAATTTGAAGGTAGTTCGTGAGAAAGAAAAATTCCTAGATATCCATGTCCGTGGTCATCATGATTTTCTTGTTGttgatggtaatggtgatggtgagatGAACTTGGTCACAAAATCACGCTCGTGTGGCATGTTCTAA